One Brevibacterium spongiae DNA segment encodes these proteins:
- a CDS encoding helix-turn-helix domain-containing protein — translation MLLEDTANDFDGWQSLVSDSFVPLDTEPQRRGGFQGRISARDYDSVVMSQINANPHAVLRTPELIARARSGAHDCSAGTNYFKVSLQLDGHGLLIQDGREVALAPGTLAIYDTSRPYTLSFDSNFSSYVMMFPQSRVNLPAGTVGQLTATPIGTDHQLGAVVAQVISQAGAMLPTLNRATGVRLAGNVVDLLTTVMADELSAAGGDVDERQRLWAEITSFIDAHLSDPQLSPSTIAAAHFISVRTLHQIFEGSGETVAGEIRRRRIEKCRLDLADPGQRQIPVAAIGARWGLSDPAHFSRLFRSAVGQPPAGYRRSAQSD, via the coding sequence ATGTTGCTTGAAGACACCGCGAACGACTTCGACGGCTGGCAGAGCCTGGTCTCGGACTCGTTCGTCCCCCTCGACACCGAGCCTCAGCGCCGCGGCGGATTCCAGGGGCGCATCAGCGCGCGTGACTACGACTCCGTGGTGATGTCGCAGATCAATGCGAACCCGCATGCCGTCCTGCGCACTCCCGAGTTGATCGCCCGTGCCCGATCGGGGGCGCACGACTGCTCTGCCGGGACGAACTACTTCAAGGTCTCGCTGCAGCTCGACGGACACGGCCTGCTCATCCAGGACGGGCGCGAGGTCGCCCTGGCGCCCGGAACCCTGGCCATCTACGATACGTCCCGCCCGTACACGCTCAGCTTCGATTCGAACTTCTCGTCCTACGTCATGATGTTCCCGCAGTCGCGGGTCAACCTGCCCGCCGGAACCGTCGGCCAGCTCACGGCCACTCCGATCGGCACCGACCACCAGCTCGGCGCGGTCGTCGCTCAGGTCATCTCCCAGGCCGGGGCCATGCTGCCGACCCTCAATCGGGCGACCGGGGTGCGGCTGGCCGGAAACGTCGTCGACCTGCTCACCACGGTGATGGCCGACGAACTCTCGGCGGCCGGAGGTGATGTTGATGAGCGGCAGCGCCTGTGGGCCGAGATCACGAGCTTCATCGACGCGCATCTCTCCGACCCGCAGCTCAGCCCGTCGACCATCGCGGCCGCCCACTTCATCTCGGTGCGCACCCTGCATCAGATCTTCGAAGGCAGCGGGGAGACCGTGGCCGGGGAGATCCGGCGCCGCCGCATCGAGAAATGCCGACTCGACCTCGCCGACCCCGGACAGCGTCAGATTCCGGTGGCCGCCATCGGCGCCCGCTGGGGGCTGAGCGATCCCGCGCACTTCTCCCGCCTCTTTCGCAGCGCAGTCGGTCAGCCGCCCGCCGGATATCGCCGCAGCGCCCAGTCCGACTGA
- a CDS encoding GMC family oxidoreductase, whose amino-acid sequence MTTEHEAGTVASNTADHPDTFPTKFPTERFDYIVVGAGSAGCVLTRRLLDAGKKVCLVEAGEDETNPNIDHLNNLGLIWHSAQDWDYYTPPQPAAMDRRIHLPRGKVLGGSNALNAVIWVRGDAWDYEQWVEAGCPGWSWDDVLPVFEAIENYDGEITAGRGTGGPMDVRVGYERNPLQEDMFTAAEQTGVPVNEDYNSGSVEGVGRIQLNVRDGKRLNTWRAYLKPRLGDGNLTILTSAHARRLLLDGTTVTGLEVDFRGRVGTLSAAEVVLSAGALASPELLLRSGIGPAAELAEVGIDSVHDLPGVGKNLQDHWLSPVVFSTGDREVPMGEVAPAEVHFFAKSRPEVPVPDTQPLFFSVPMYAQDAAPAAQTGPGPGGAFTLQGGLVRPESRGEVRLSGPNPQDPLIVDPRVLSEQADVDALVASVRQCREIGRAEALSPWQPTEIYPGPEVADEDLEDYVRGSVVTYHHQAGTCRMGTDAEAVVDPSTFEVRGLTGLRLADASIMPLVPTGNTNAPTIMIAERAAAALVGSSVEGITAPASH is encoded by the coding sequence ATGACTACTGAGCATGAAGCAGGCACCGTGGCCTCGAACACCGCAGACCACCCGGATACGTTTCCCACGAAGTTCCCGACCGAGCGATTCGACTACATCGTCGTCGGCGCGGGCTCGGCCGGGTGCGTGCTCACCCGCCGCCTCCTCGACGCCGGCAAGAAGGTCTGCCTCGTTGAGGCCGGTGAGGACGAGACCAATCCGAACATCGACCATCTCAACAACCTCGGCCTGATCTGGCACTCGGCCCAGGACTGGGACTACTACACTCCCCCGCAGCCAGCGGCGATGGACCGTCGCATTCATCTGCCGCGCGGCAAGGTGCTCGGCGGCTCGAATGCGCTCAATGCCGTCATCTGGGTCCGCGGCGACGCGTGGGACTACGAGCAGTGGGTCGAGGCCGGATGCCCGGGATGGTCATGGGACGATGTCCTCCCCGTTTTCGAAGCGATCGAGAACTATGACGGGGAGATCACTGCAGGTCGGGGCACCGGCGGGCCGATGGATGTGCGTGTCGGCTACGAACGCAATCCCCTGCAGGAGGACATGTTCACAGCCGCCGAACAGACCGGTGTGCCCGTCAACGAGGACTACAATTCCGGCAGCGTCGAAGGCGTCGGACGGATCCAGCTCAACGTCCGCGACGGCAAACGACTGAACACATGGCGCGCCTACCTCAAGCCCCGCCTCGGCGATGGCAATCTCACAATCCTCACCTCGGCTCACGCACGTCGGCTCCTCCTCGACGGGACGACGGTCACCGGTCTTGAGGTCGATTTCCGCGGTCGGGTCGGCACCTTGTCCGCCGCTGAGGTCGTCCTCTCCGCCGGTGCTCTGGCGTCTCCCGAACTGCTCCTGCGCTCGGGCATCGGTCCCGCCGCGGAGCTCGCCGAGGTCGGGATCGACTCGGTCCACGACCTGCCGGGAGTCGGTAAGAATCTCCAAGATCACTGGCTCTCGCCTGTCGTCTTCTCAACCGGCGACCGGGAAGTGCCGATGGGCGAGGTCGCACCGGCGGAGGTTCACTTCTTCGCGAAGTCCCGGCCCGAGGTGCCGGTGCCCGACACTCAGCCCCTGTTCTTCTCCGTACCGATGTACGCCCAGGATGCCGCCCCTGCCGCACAGACCGGTCCGGGTCCCGGCGGAGCCTTCACCTTGCAGGGCGGCCTGGTGCGCCCGGAGTCTCGCGGCGAGGTGCGGCTCAGCGGACCGAATCCGCAGGATCCGCTCATCGTCGATCCGCGTGTGCTCTCTGAGCAGGCCGATGTCGACGCGCTCGTCGCCTCGGTGAGGCAATGCCGTGAGATCGGCCGGGCAGAAGCGCTGTCACCGTGGCAGCCGACGGAGATCTATCCCGGCCCCGAGGTGGCCGACGAGGATCTCGAGGACTATGTCCGCGGGTCGGTCGTCACCTATCACCACCAGGCCGGGACCTGCCGGATGGGTACGGACGCCGAGGCGGTCGTCGACCCGAGCACCTTCGAGGTCCGTGGCCTGACCGGCCTGCGCCTGGCCGATGCGTCGATCATGCCGTTGGTGCCGACGGGGAATACGAACGCTCCGACGATCATGATCGCCGAACGCGCCGCAGCCGCGCTCGTCGGCTCGAGTGTGGAGGGCATCACCGCTCCCGCCTCCCACTGA
- a CDS encoding acyl-CoA dehydrogenase family protein — translation MTADISTDPSDLLDLAGLFTEDELALRDKVRTFVDARIRPNIADWYESAIFPTEIVREMGELGLLGMHLKGYGCPGRSAVEYGLAALELEAGDSGLRTFVSVQGSLAMSAIHKFGSEEQKDRYLPGMAKGEIIGCFGLTEPTAGSDPGSMATTATKTPDGGWEINGAKRWIGLASIADIAVIWAATDDGIRGFLVPTDTPGFTATPIGQKLSMRASIQCDIDLESVKLPAEAVLPEVTGLKGPFSCLNEARYGIMWGAMGAARDSFEVALDYAQNRLQFDKPLSAYQITQEKLVNMALEIQKGTLLAIQTGRLKDAGTLDPVQISVGKLNNCREAIAICREARTMLGGNGITLEYSPLRHANNLESVRTYEGTDEIHTLILGRHITGQQAFR, via the coding sequence ATGACCGCAGATATCAGCACCGACCCGTCCGACCTGCTCGACCTCGCGGGTCTCTTCACCGAGGACGAGCTGGCGCTGCGCGACAAGGTCCGGACCTTCGTCGACGCTCGGATCCGCCCGAATATCGCCGACTGGTACGAAAGCGCGATCTTCCCGACCGAGATCGTGCGAGAGATGGGTGAACTCGGACTCCTCGGCATGCACTTGAAGGGGTACGGATGCCCCGGCCGTTCCGCCGTCGAATACGGTCTTGCCGCCCTCGAACTCGAAGCCGGCGACTCCGGTCTGCGCACCTTCGTCTCCGTGCAGGGATCGCTGGCGATGTCGGCCATCCACAAATTCGGCTCCGAAGAGCAGAAGGACCGCTACCTGCCCGGCATGGCCAAGGGCGAGATCATCGGCTGCTTCGGACTCACCGAACCGACCGCAGGCTCCGACCCCGGATCCATGGCGACCACCGCGACGAAGACCCCAGACGGGGGATGGGAGATCAACGGCGCCAAGCGCTGGATCGGCCTGGCTTCGATCGCCGACATCGCCGTCATCTGGGCGGCCACCGACGACGGCATCCGCGGATTCCTCGTCCCCACCGACACCCCCGGCTTCACCGCCACCCCGATCGGGCAGAAGCTGTCCATGCGCGCCTCCATCCAGTGCGATATCGACCTGGAGAGCGTCAAGCTGCCCGCCGAGGCGGTCCTGCCCGAGGTCACGGGACTGAAGGGTCCGTTCTCCTGCCTCAATGAGGCCCGATACGGAATCATGTGGGGCGCCATGGGCGCCGCCCGCGATTCCTTCGAGGTCGCCCTCGACTACGCGCAGAATCGCCTCCAGTTCGACAAGCCGCTGAGCGCCTACCAGATCACTCAGGAGAAGCTGGTGAACATGGCCCTGGAGATCCAGAAGGGCACCCTCCTGGCCATCCAGACCGGACGCCTCAAGGACGCTGGCACCCTTGACCCTGTGCAGATCTCGGTCGGCAAGCTGAACAACTGCCGCGAAGCCATCGCCATCTGCCGCGAAGCCAGGACGATGCTCGGCGGCAACGGCATCACCCTCGAGTATTCGCCGCTGCGGCACGCGAACAACCTCGAATCAGTGCGCACATACGAAGGCACTGACGAGATCCACACCCTCATCCTCGGCCGTCACATCACCGGCCAGCAGGCATTCCGCTGA
- a CDS encoding aldehyde dehydrogenase family protein, translating into MTTETTATDLTTAAAILTAIEDPSGREILDPATGEVVGRTAEGTPADIDSAVAAAHRAQPAWAERSSQERSELLGKAADAIEASAEALAELLSREQGKPLNGPNARFEVGACAAWLRANAAFELEPEVLVDDGETHAELHYRPVGVVGAVGPWNWPMMISVWQFAPSLKMGNTVVLKPSEYTPLSVQALVAVVNQVLPADVLTVVPGDGAVGAALTSHADVDKIMFTGSTKTGQAIMRTAADNLARITLELGGNDAGIVLDDADPKAIAGDLFWGAFINTGQTCAAMKRLYVPESLYDQVCQALVEVAGQSPMGVGLNEENVLGPLQNKQQYDIVANLVQAAKDGGARVLTGGDPAAEQPGYFYPTTLVADIDNDNPLVAEEQFGPVLPIIKYTDLEQAIEWANELEVGLGSSVWGTDLDACRRVAARLEAGTTWINKHGAVDPRVPFGGVKKSGFGLEFGLEGLKHVSVPQVISW; encoded by the coding sequence ATGACCACCGAGACCACCGCAACCGACCTCACAACCGCGGCCGCCATCCTGACGGCGATCGAGGACCCCTCCGGTCGCGAGATCCTTGATCCCGCCACCGGTGAGGTTGTCGGCCGCACCGCTGAAGGCACCCCCGCCGACATCGACTCGGCCGTCGCCGCCGCACACCGGGCCCAGCCTGCCTGGGCCGAGCGCAGCTCTCAGGAACGCAGCGAACTGCTGGGCAAGGCCGCCGACGCCATCGAAGCCTCCGCCGAGGCGCTGGCTGAGCTCCTCTCCCGTGAACAGGGCAAGCCCCTCAACGGCCCCAATGCCCGCTTCGAAGTCGGCGCGTGCGCTGCGTGGCTGCGTGCGAACGCCGCCTTCGAACTCGAACCCGAAGTCCTCGTCGATGACGGGGAGACCCATGCCGAACTCCACTACAGGCCTGTCGGTGTCGTCGGTGCGGTCGGGCCGTGGAACTGGCCGATGATGATCTCCGTCTGGCAGTTCGCCCCCTCGCTGAAGATGGGCAACACCGTCGTCCTCAAACCCTCGGAGTACACCCCGCTGTCCGTGCAGGCGCTCGTGGCCGTGGTCAACCAGGTGCTGCCGGCCGATGTGCTCACCGTCGTGCCCGGCGACGGAGCCGTCGGCGCCGCCCTGACCAGCCATGCCGATGTCGACAAGATCATGTTCACCGGATCGACGAAGACCGGGCAGGCGATCATGCGCACCGCCGCGGACAACCTCGCCCGCATCACCCTCGAACTCGGCGGCAACGACGCGGGCATCGTGCTCGATGACGCGGACCCAAAGGCGATTGCCGGGGATCTGTTCTGGGGCGCATTCATCAACACCGGTCAGACCTGTGCGGCGATGAAGCGGCTCTACGTCCCCGAATCGCTCTACGACCAGGTCTGCCAGGCTCTCGTCGAGGTGGCCGGGCAGTCCCCGATGGGCGTGGGCCTGAACGAGGAGAACGTCCTCGGACCGCTGCAGAACAAGCAGCAGTACGACATCGTCGCGAACCTCGTGCAGGCGGCGAAGGATGGGGGAGCGCGCGTGCTCACCGGCGGTGACCCTGCTGCTGAGCAGCCCGGGTACTTCTATCCGACGACGCTCGTCGCCGACATCGACAACGACAACCCGCTTGTCGCCGAGGAGCAGTTCGGTCCCGTGCTGCCGATCATCAAGTACACCGATCTCGAGCAGGCCATCGAATGGGCCAACGAACTCGAAGTCGGTCTCGGATCCTCGGTGTGGGGCACAGATCTTGATGCCTGCCGTCGGGTTGCGGCCCGACTCGAAGCGGGTACGACCTGGATCAACAAGCACGGTGCTGTCGATCCCCGCGTGCCTTTCGGTGGGGTGAAGAAGTCCGGTTTCGGCCTCGAATTCGGCCTCGAAGGCCTCAAGCACGTCAGCGTCCCCCAGGTCATCTCCTGGTAA
- a CDS encoding APC family permease — MSTLSSEPAKGGLGSPIGGAADQPSTEVGHAPAATASLDARRIGIPALVFMIIAASAPLTVVAGGVPSNFAVTGLVGIPLSFVVLGIVLILFAIGYAAMSRHVHNAGAFFAYISKGLGKPVGMGAAMTALVAYNAMQIGIAGMFGFVFSSFLDSLFGISWSWWVCALIAWVIVGIMGVLRVDFSAKVLGIIVGAEFLVVIVFDIIGLAHSPEGITTDGFAIDQLFAPGVGAALAFSIAAFMGFESGAIYNEEVKDPKRTAGRATVIAVSIIAVFYAFSAWAMVVGEGATKVIVRSQQFGPDLMFVFLGEHAPVWFVDLANLLFLTSLLAALVAFHNIVARYVFALGRDRVLPAGLARTSRRTGAPVAGSLTQSGLALVIILVFAVVGSGSDDLLFPVVTLFTWLTNMGAFGLVLLMALTALAVVGFLRTKAGEYSLWTRAIAPGLSAVGLLILFVSIVINFNVLIGTEGTTVLSWLLPAIVLVPGLIGTIWALVLRSSSPNLYAGIGSGGSLG; from the coding sequence ATGAGCACTCTCAGCTCGGAACCGGCCAAAGGCGGCCTGGGTTCCCCGATCGGCGGCGCTGCCGATCAGCCTTCCACAGAGGTCGGACACGCCCCTGCGGCCACGGCCTCACTCGATGCCCGCCGCATCGGAATCCCCGCGCTCGTCTTCATGATCATCGCCGCCTCGGCGCCGTTGACCGTCGTCGCCGGCGGTGTCCCCAGCAATTTCGCCGTCACCGGGCTGGTCGGGATTCCGCTGTCCTTCGTTGTCCTCGGGATCGTCCTCATCCTCTTCGCGATCGGCTATGCGGCGATGAGTCGCCACGTCCACAACGCCGGCGCCTTCTTCGCCTATATCTCCAAAGGACTGGGCAAGCCCGTCGGAATGGGTGCGGCGATGACCGCGCTGGTGGCCTACAACGCCATGCAGATCGGCATCGCCGGGATGTTCGGCTTCGTCTTCTCCTCCTTCCTCGACTCCCTCTTCGGCATCTCCTGGTCATGGTGGGTCTGCGCCCTCATCGCGTGGGTCATCGTCGGGATCATGGGAGTCCTCCGAGTCGACTTCTCCGCGAAAGTGCTCGGGATCATCGTCGGTGCGGAGTTCCTCGTCGTCATCGTCTTCGACATCATCGGACTCGCGCACAGCCCCGAAGGCATCACCACCGACGGTTTCGCCATCGACCAGCTCTTCGCCCCCGGAGTCGGTGCAGCCCTGGCGTTCTCGATCGCGGCCTTCATGGGCTTCGAATCCGGGGCCATCTACAACGAGGAGGTCAAGGACCCCAAGCGCACCGCAGGTCGGGCCACTGTCATCGCCGTGTCCATCATCGCGGTGTTCTATGCGTTCTCCGCCTGGGCGATGGTCGTCGGCGAGGGAGCGACGAAGGTCATCGTCCGGTCGCAGCAGTTCGGCCCGGACCTCATGTTCGTCTTCCTCGGCGAGCACGCGCCGGTGTGGTTCGTCGACCTGGCGAACCTGCTGTTCCTCACCTCGCTGTTGGCCGCGCTCGTCGCCTTCCACAACATCGTCGCCCGCTACGTCTTCGCCCTCGGCCGCGACCGGGTCCTTCCTGCGGGTCTGGCCAGGACTTCGCGGCGCACCGGTGCGCCGGTGGCAGGCTCCCTCACTCAGTCGGGACTGGCACTCGTGATCATCCTCGTCTTCGCGGTGGTCGGTTCCGGCAGCGATGACCTGCTGTTCCCCGTCGTCACCCTCTTCACCTGGCTGACGAACATGGGCGCCTTCGGCCTCGTCCTGCTCATGGCGCTCACCGCCCTCGCCGTCGTCGGCTTCCTGCGCACGAAGGCAGGGGAGTACTCACTGTGGACCCGCGCGATCGCGCCGGGGCTGTCGGCGGTCGGCCTCCTCATCCTCTTCGTTTCCATCGTCATCAACTTCAACGTCCTCATCGGCACAGAAGGCACCACGGTCCTGTCCTGGCTGCTGCCAGCCATCGTCCTTGTCCCCGGACTCATCGGCACCATCTGGGCCCTCGTCCTCCGCTCGTCCTCACCGAACCTCTATGCAGGAATCGGTTCCGGTGGAAGCCTGGGATGA
- a CDS encoding TetR/AcrR family transcriptional regulator: MPKIVDHDQRRRDLVQATLRLIARQGLDGATMRDIATEAGFANGVVKTYFGSKADLLAATYLFVFEATNSRVTISTQGQRGLGALRAFAHEVLPVTPQLRDEARVVLSYLAEVAQNPEHARATAETMELWRTWIVAWLEQARTDGELRGEADIESETEVLLTYLLGAQTTAIIGGRGFDFDGFRAQLDYVIGRLGRQS, encoded by the coding sequence ATGCCCAAGATCGTCGACCATGATCAGCGTCGTCGGGACCTCGTGCAGGCGACGCTGCGCCTGATCGCGCGGCAAGGGCTCGACGGGGCGACGATGCGCGATATCGCCACCGAAGCCGGCTTCGCCAACGGGGTCGTCAAGACGTATTTCGGCTCGAAGGCGGACCTCCTCGCGGCCACCTACCTATTCGTCTTCGAGGCCACGAACTCCCGGGTGACGATTTCGACGCAGGGGCAGCGCGGACTCGGCGCTCTGCGCGCCTTCGCCCACGAGGTGCTCCCGGTGACGCCGCAGCTGCGCGACGAAGCCCGCGTTGTTCTGTCCTACCTCGCCGAGGTGGCCCAGAACCCCGAGCATGCCCGCGCGACCGCCGAGACCATGGAGCTGTGGCGGACGTGGATCGTCGCGTGGCTGGAACAGGCCCGTACGGACGGTGAGCTGCGCGGCGAGGCGGACATCGAGTCCGAAACGGAAGTCCTCCTCACCTACCTGCTCGGGGCGCAGACCACAGCGATCATCGGCGGACGCGGATTCGACTTCGACGGGTTCCGGGCCCAGCTCGACTATGTCATCGGTCGGCTGGGACGGCAGAGCTGA
- a CDS encoding LysR substrate-binding domain-containing protein, whose amino-acid sequence MELRHFEAFVAVAEELHFGRAAEKLHIAQPALSQMIRSLEKELGVRLFDRTTRRVRLTASGEAMLEPAQAIGTQVDGAKRIARAAQDGAVGRVRIAFGGTSGYSILSLIAREVAARQPGISLDLNPQMYCGEAAQAVRDGDMDLAVVSPPAPAGIDVHVIRQETVMVAVPSSHRLADEDEISMADLADEPFISYAPSHGSQVREVMVRLADEAGFLPHVIQEAPDPYSLLALVGAQVGVAVVVESSDHIRIDGVRYVRLAEGGDAFTLALGWRRNNPSEALARTLDIVKDLLPSPLAT is encoded by the coding sequence ATGGAACTGAGACATTTCGAGGCCTTCGTCGCCGTTGCCGAGGAGCTGCATTTCGGCCGTGCCGCCGAGAAGCTGCACATCGCGCAACCCGCGCTGAGCCAGATGATCCGCTCATTGGAGAAGGAACTCGGGGTACGGCTCTTCGACCGCACGACGCGTCGAGTGCGCCTGACCGCCTCAGGCGAGGCGATGCTCGAACCCGCGCAGGCAATCGGAACGCAGGTCGACGGGGCGAAGCGGATCGCACGTGCCGCCCAAGACGGTGCGGTCGGTCGGGTGCGGATCGCCTTCGGAGGGACGAGCGGCTATTCGATCCTCTCGCTCATCGCGCGTGAGGTGGCGGCCAGACAGCCGGGCATCAGCCTCGATCTCAATCCGCAGATGTACTGCGGTGAGGCCGCACAAGCCGTGCGCGACGGCGACATGGATCTCGCGGTCGTCAGTCCGCCGGCACCGGCGGGCATCGACGTCCACGTCATCCGGCAGGAGACCGTGATGGTCGCCGTACCGAGCAGCCATCGATTGGCTGACGAGGATGAGATCTCGATGGCCGACCTCGCTGACGAACCGTTCATCTCCTATGCGCCTTCGCACGGTTCACAGGTCAGGGAGGTGATGGTCCGGCTGGCCGATGAGGCCGGGTTCCTGCCGCATGTCATCCAGGAGGCGCCGGACCCCTACAGCCTGCTGGCCCTCGTCGGCGCTCAGGTGGGAGTGGCTGTGGTCGTCGAGTCCTCGGACCACATCCGCATCGACGGTGTGCGCTATGTGCGCCTCGCCGAGGGCGGTGATGCGTTCACACTGGCGCTCGGCTGGCGCCGAAACAACCCCTCGGAGGCCTTGGCACGAACCCTCGACATCGTGAAAGACCTCCTCCCCTCCCCTCTTGCTACATGA
- a CDS encoding primary-amine oxidase has protein sequence MSCHSSAAVAEATSATPFTLPTETEIAGVTSVLRSAGHFPDTARMAYVGLLDPVRGTDRTAAEVDRRFRAFILDKTAGTARDIIVSVTRESVETVTEVDSTEMGEFPVMEEEFEVVEEVLASDPTWLASLEKRGLPVEEVRVAPLSAGVFEYPEEKGRRILRGLAFHQQHEADSAWAHPIDGLVAYVDVTNKTVDQILDLEVVPVPAEHGNYTDPELTGPVRTTQKPISITQPEGPSFTVTEGNHIEWEKWSFDVGFDMREGLVLHNIAFDDGERRRTILDRAAIAEMVVPYGDPSPVRSWQNYFDTGEYLVGQWANSLELGCDCLGDITYLSPWVANNLGEPRQIKNGICMHEEDASILAKHSDLWSGVAYTRRNRRFVVSFFTTVGNYDYGFYWYLYLDGTIEFEAKATGVVFTSALPNGSTDFASEIAPGLGAPFHQHLFGARLDFALDGGKCRVEEEDVVRLPVSDDNPRGNAFSRSRTVLGSELEAQRDADQSKARTWVVTNPESVNRLGEPVGYKLHPMGLPTLLADEDSSIHRRATFASKALWVSQYHEDERYPTGDFPNQHAGHAGLPAWTAADRNVDGEDIVVWHSFGLTHFPRVEDWPIMPVDTVGFKLRPEGFFDRSPVLDVPAPESGSTCCDS, from the coding sequence ATGTCCTGCCATTCCTCCGCTGCCGTCGCCGAGGCGACCTCAGCCACCCCTTTCACCCTGCCCACCGAAACCGAGATCGCAGGCGTCACCTCGGTGCTGCGCTCGGCCGGGCACTTCCCCGACACAGCCCGCATGGCCTATGTCGGCCTGCTCGACCCCGTGCGCGGCACAGATCGGACCGCCGCCGAGGTGGACCGCCGTTTCCGTGCCTTCATCCTCGACAAGACCGCCGGCACGGCCCGCGACATCATCGTCTCGGTCACCCGTGAGTCGGTCGAGACCGTCACCGAGGTGGACTCGACCGAGATGGGCGAGTTCCCTGTCATGGAAGAGGAGTTCGAGGTCGTCGAGGAGGTCCTCGCTTCCGATCCGACATGGCTGGCCAGCCTCGAGAAGCGCGGGCTGCCCGTCGAAGAGGTGCGAGTGGCACCGCTGTCGGCCGGTGTCTTCGAATACCCGGAGGAGAAGGGCCGCAGGATCCTGCGCGGCCTGGCCTTCCACCAGCAGCACGAGGCTGATTCTGCGTGGGCGCACCCGATCGACGGACTCGTCGCCTATGTCGACGTCACGAACAAGACCGTCGACCAGATCCTCGACCTCGAGGTCGTCCCGGTGCCTGCCGAACACGGGAACTACACGGACCCGGAGCTCACCGGTCCTGTGCGGACCACGCAGAAGCCGATCTCGATCACGCAGCCGGAGGGCCCGAGCTTCACGGTCACCGAGGGCAACCACATCGAATGGGAGAAATGGTCCTTCGATGTCGGCTTCGACATGCGCGAAGGCCTCGTGCTGCACAATATCGCTTTCGATGACGGCGAGCGCCGTCGCACGATCCTCGACCGGGCAGCTATCGCGGAGATGGTCGTTCCCTACGGCGACCCCTCCCCGGTGCGGTCGTGGCAGAACTACTTCGACACCGGAGAATATCTCGTCGGGCAGTGGGCGAACTCGCTCGAGCTCGGGTGTGACTGTCTCGGCGACATCACCTACCTCTCCCCCTGGGTGGCGAACAACCTCGGCGAACCCCGGCAGATCAAGAACGGCATCTGCATGCACGAGGAGGACGCCTCGATCCTGGCCAAGCATTCGGACCTGTGGTCGGGGGTGGCCTACACTCGCCGCAACCGTCGCTTCGTCGTCTCGTTCTTCACTACGGTCGGCAACTACGACTACGGCTTCTACTGGTATCTCTACCTCGACGGCACGATCGAGTTCGAGGCCAAGGCCACCGGTGTCGTCTTCACTTCCGCGCTGCCGAATGGGTCGACGGATTTCGCCTCGGAGATCGCGCCCGGCCTCGGCGCACCGTTCCACCAGCACCTCTTCGGTGCCCGACTCGACTTCGCCCTCGACGGCGGCAAGTGCCGGGTCGAGGAGGAGGACGTCGTCAGGCTCCCGGTCTCGGACGACAATCCGCGCGGCAATGCCTTCAGCCGGTCCCGCACCGTCCTGGGTTCGGAGCTCGAGGCGCAGCGTGATGCGGACCAGTCGAAGGCTCGGACCTGGGTGGTGACGAATCCGGAGTCGGTCAACCGCCTCGGCGAACCTGTCGGTTACAAACTGCATCCGATGGGCCTGCCGACCCTGCTGGCGGATGAGGATTCGTCGATCCATCGCCGCGCGACATTCGCGTCGAAGGCGCTGTGGGTGTCGCAGTATCACGAGGACGAACGCTATCCGACCGGTGATTTCCCGAACCAGCATGCCGGGCATGCGGGGCTGCCGGCATGGACCGCCGCGGACCGGAACGTCGATGGTGAGGACATCGTGGTCTGGCACAGCTTCGGGCTCACTCACTTCCCGCGGGTCGAGGACTGGCCGATCATGCCCGTCGACACCGTCGGCTTCAAGCTGCGCCCCGAGGGCTTCTTCGACCGCTCCCCCGTCCTCGACGTCCCGGCGCCGGAGTCCGGCAGCACCTGCTGCGACTCCTAA